One Bdellovibrio bacteriovorus str. Tiberius DNA segment encodes these proteins:
- the rseP gene encoding RIP metalloprotease RseP, with translation MDIFSYLQSGLSAIVPFVILLGILIFVHELGHFLVARWCGVRVEVFSLGFGKKLLTYKKGDTTYALSLIPLGGYVKMFGEQNGEGISEEDKKVSFTHKNVWQRIAIVLAGPLMNFFFAILVFFTVALIGEDAKIPVLGDVAKDSPAYTAGFRSGDQIVSINQKPITTWEDVQRTLSLKESHDLHIDVDVKREGTGESLTVSTTAKPEPNPNVLSSYEYMANVEGISPYSAGTTIGVLENSPLHALGLRTGDTITSINGVKVAYWRSLEDTLAKFSAKEPLTLEVMGMREGDKADKAITVTMAPIESIKAFSLASLGLESSELYLSRVIEGSPAQAAGLRAGDRLVKINKITLSKWEDVLNNIKSFDGKNPVALSVLREGKTIDLEITPKMTKQMTASGAEEKRYTIGISPIPNIAMPELMTLRSSNPVDALIRGTEKTWEVSVMTVMSFVRLFQAKISPKNIGGVISIGQAASETFKIGITQFLQMMAIISVNLFILNLLPVPVLDGGHLVFYVIELVKGAPLSMKKMEIAQQVGLAILMSLMIFALFNDFTRLFGL, from the coding sequence ATGGATATTTTCTCATACTTACAATCTGGTTTGTCTGCAATTGTTCCATTTGTCATCCTGCTGGGGATCCTGATCTTCGTTCATGAGCTGGGACACTTCCTTGTCGCCCGCTGGTGCGGAGTGCGTGTCGAGGTTTTCAGTCTGGGCTTCGGCAAAAAGCTTCTGACCTATAAAAAAGGCGACACCACGTATGCCCTGTCCCTGATCCCACTGGGTGGCTACGTGAAAATGTTCGGCGAACAAAACGGCGAAGGCATTTCTGAAGAAGACAAGAAAGTCTCTTTCACGCATAAAAATGTGTGGCAGCGTATTGCCATCGTTCTGGCCGGTCCGCTGATGAACTTCTTCTTTGCGATCCTGGTGTTCTTCACTGTCGCCCTGATCGGCGAAGACGCAAAAATCCCGGTTCTGGGTGATGTGGCGAAAGACTCCCCGGCTTACACGGCGGGCTTCCGTTCTGGTGACCAGATTGTTTCTATCAATCAAAAACCGATCACGACCTGGGAAGACGTTCAGCGCACCCTTTCCTTAAAAGAAAGTCACGACCTGCACATCGATGTCGATGTTAAACGTGAAGGCACCGGTGAATCCCTGACGGTCTCTACGACCGCCAAGCCTGAACCAAATCCAAATGTTCTTTCCAGCTACGAATACATGGCCAATGTTGAGGGGATTTCCCCTTATTCTGCGGGCACGACCATTGGTGTTCTGGAAAATTCTCCGTTGCATGCTTTGGGTCTGCGTACCGGTGACACCATCACCAGCATCAATGGTGTTAAAGTCGCTTACTGGAGATCTTTGGAAGACACTTTGGCAAAATTCAGCGCCAAAGAGCCTTTGACCCTGGAAGTTATGGGCATGCGCGAAGGCGACAAGGCCGACAAAGCCATCACCGTGACCATGGCACCGATTGAATCCATCAAGGCGTTTTCACTGGCGTCTTTGGGTCTGGAAAGTTCAGAACTGTATCTGTCCCGCGTGATTGAAGGCTCTCCGGCTCAGGCCGCAGGTCTTCGTGCTGGTGATCGTCTGGTGAAAATCAACAAAATCACTTTGTCCAAATGGGAAGATGTTCTGAACAACATCAAATCCTTTGACGGCAAAAACCCGGTGGCTTTGTCCGTTCTGCGTGAAGGCAAAACCATTGATCTGGAAATCACTCCGAAAATGACCAAGCAGATGACCGCTTCGGGTGCAGAGGAAAAACGTTATACCATCGGTATTTCACCAATTCCGAACATCGCGATGCCGGAACTGATGACCCTTCGTTCTTCCAACCCGGTGGATGCTTTGATCCGCGGTACGGAAAAAACGTGGGAAGTATCAGTCATGACAGTCATGAGCTTTGTTCGTTTGTTCCAGGCCAAGATCTCTCCGAAAAATATCGGTGGTGTGATCTCTATCGGTCAGGCGGCCAGCGAGACATTCAAGATTGGTATCACTCAGTTCCTGCAGATGATGGCAATTATTTCGGTGAATCTGTTCATCCTGAATTTGCTGCCGGTGCCGGTGCTTGACGGTGGTCACCTGGTGTTCTATGTGATTGAGCTGGTCAAAGGTGCTCCGCTAAGCATGAAGAAAATGGAAATCGCCCAGCAAGTGGGTCTGGCGATTTTGATGAGTCTTATGATCTTTGCCCTGTTTAATGACTTCACCCGCTTGTTTGGTCTATGA
- the tsaB gene encoding tRNA (adenosine(37)-N6)-threonylcarbamoyltransferase complex dimerization subunit type 1 TsaB — MKILAMETSTAVGGVAIIVDGKIVAEETTLRQKTHSEIISPFTENCLQKAGLKLEDIDVFAVGQGPGSFTGIRVAANAGKTFSYSFNKPLVTIDSLMLLAERARGSAKPVLAIINAYKNMVYTGLFDMSGDEPKYLKGPAAIPVRELSQHISQDVLVVGDGWEAYHEYFPEELSKKMHRDSTLPDYPLATTLGLMAEARAKKGQTLDWKSFVPLYIRASEAEETKKGILISPLK; from the coding sequence ATGAAAATACTAGCTATGGAAACCAGCACCGCCGTCGGCGGTGTTGCCATCATCGTGGATGGGAAAATTGTCGCCGAAGAAACCACTTTGCGACAAAAAACCCATAGCGAAATCATCAGCCCCTTCACCGAAAACTGCCTGCAAAAAGCCGGATTAAAACTTGAAGACATCGACGTCTTTGCCGTGGGCCAGGGTCCGGGCAGTTTTACCGGCATCCGTGTGGCCGCCAATGCGGGGAAAACCTTTTCCTACAGCTTCAACAAACCTCTGGTTACTATCGACTCGCTGATGCTTTTGGCTGAACGCGCGCGCGGATCTGCCAAACCGGTTCTTGCCATCATCAATGCCTATAAAAACATGGTGTACACCGGTCTTTTTGATATGTCCGGCGATGAGCCGAAATATCTGAAGGGTCCCGCGGCGATTCCCGTTCGTGAACTTTCCCAGCACATCAGTCAGGACGTGCTGGTCGTTGGTGACGGGTGGGAGGCTTATCATGAGTACTTCCCCGAAGAACTTTCCAAGAAAATGCACCGCGATTCAACCCTGCCGGACTATCCGCTCGCGACCACTCTGGGTCTGATGGCGGAAGCCCGGGCAAAAAAAGGTCAAACTTTAGACTGGAAATCGTTTGTTCCTCTTTATATTCGCGCATCTGAAGCCGAAGAGACAAAAAAAGGGATTCTTATCTCACCATTGAAATAG
- a CDS encoding P-loop NTPase, protein MDKAVLEFKPTHANKDHDTKLWVVASGKGGVGKTFVSSSLGMTLSKLGHSVVIVDLDLSGSNIHTVLGLNPSHMNIRHYFEGSKTLQELVIPTPYPHLSYVQGFWDSWTPTDFSHNQIQNLIPQLKNLRADYVIVDLGAGALEAHLELFKVADEKFLITTPEPTSIEKTYRFIESFMCYSLRENSTPDAYGNMISTLRNHRQRTLSKPFSFRSYLKEETGIHYDFFEALSSTPVRLLVNTSRNQANDDLGHSMKSVCNKYYDLGIDYIGAIDYDNAVWQSVRVREHVLVAQPFTPLAGQFLATCKQLIAPEELRAVV, encoded by the coding sequence ATGGATAAGGCTGTATTGGAATTCAAACCGACCCACGCAAATAAAGATCATGACACCAAACTATGGGTTGTCGCTTCCGGTAAAGGTGGCGTGGGTAAAACGTTTGTATCCTCTTCCCTGGGCATGACTCTTTCCAAATTGGGCCACTCTGTCGTGATCGTGGATCTGGATCTTTCCGGCTCCAACATCCACACGGTTCTGGGTTTGAATCCTTCCCACATGAACATCCGTCACTACTTTGAAGGTTCCAAAACCCTGCAAGAGCTGGTGATCCCGACTCCGTATCCGCATCTTTCTTATGTTCAGGGTTTCTGGGATTCATGGACACCGACTGATTTTTCCCACAACCAGATTCAAAACCTGATCCCGCAGCTGAAGAATCTGCGTGCTGATTACGTGATCGTTGATCTGGGGGCCGGTGCCTTGGAAGCCCACCTGGAGCTGTTCAAAGTCGCTGATGAAAAGTTCCTGATCACAACTCCGGAACCAACCAGCATCGAAAAGACTTATCGTTTTATTGAATCCTTCATGTGCTATTCCCTGCGTGAAAATTCCACGCCGGATGCTTACGGCAACATGATTTCCACTTTGCGCAATCACCGCCAAAGAACTTTGAGCAAGCCGTTTTCTTTCCGCTCGTATCTGAAGGAAGAAACCGGCATTCACTATGACTTCTTTGAGGCTCTTTCCTCAACACCAGTTCGTTTGTTGGTGAATACTTCACGCAATCAGGCCAACGATGACTTGGGTCACTCGATGAAAAGTGTCTGTAACAAGTACTACGACCTTGGTATTGATTACATCGGCGCGATCGATTACGACAATGCGGTGTGGCAGTCCGTGCGTGTGAGAGAACACGTGCTTGTCGCACAACCCTTCACTCCACTTGCAGGACAATTTTTGGCAACCTGCAAACAACTTATTGCTCCAGAGGAGCTTCGCGCCGTAGTATAA
- a CDS encoding helix-turn-helix domain-containing protein, which translates to MQATSRYNYYEVLELTANAPQHEVTTAYERARSTYSGDNPAIYTIFSEQEARELLVVIEEAYQVLGNKILRNIYDQRLLSGRSSLNDLTYESILEASKQVFPETKIEKPAVAYQKDESFEKEIAARTDWDGAFLKKVREYKKITTQRMSEITKINSYYVTAIENVDPGNLPVIVFVRGYVVQIAKALGLDEKKVADSYMTHFKNKLGK; encoded by the coding sequence ATGCAAGCGACGTCTAGATACAACTATTACGAAGTCCTGGAACTCACAGCCAACGCCCCTCAACATGAGGTGACGACGGCCTATGAGCGCGCTCGCTCGACTTATTCCGGGGACAATCCGGCGATCTACACTATTTTCTCTGAACAGGAAGCCCGTGAGCTTCTGGTTGTGATCGAAGAGGCCTATCAGGTCCTTGGTAACAAAATCCTTCGCAATATCTATGATCAAAGACTTTTGTCCGGCCGTTCTTCTTTGAACGATCTGACTTACGAGTCCATCCTTGAAGCCAGCAAACAGGTTTTCCCTGAAACGAAAATTGAAAAACCGGCGGTGGCTTATCAAAAGGATGAATCCTTTGAAAAAGAAATCGCGGCCCGCACGGACTGGGATGGCGCTTTCCTCAAAAAAGTTCGCGAGTACAAAAAGATCACCACTCAACGCATGAGTGAGATCACCAAAATCAATTCTTACTATGTCACAGCCATTGAAAACGTGGATCCAGGCAACCTGCCGGTGATCGTTTTCGTTCGTGGTTATGTGGTTCAAATTGCCAAAGCTTTGGGTCTGGACGAAAAAAAGGTCGCCGACTCATACATGACACACTTTAAAAACAAACTTGGAAAATAA
- a CDS encoding RluA family pseudouridine synthase — protein sequence MENKNNTTISVTATAEMSGLRLDKAMALIPEIGTRSRASHLLEANSVLLNGKPAKASVTIKENDLIEIQLPEPEPSELQPFDLKLDVLFEDEDLIVINKPAGLVVHPAAGHAHDTLVNALISHTDDLSMKFGEERPGIVHRLDKETSGIIVVAKNDKAHESLTAQFKERSTHRIYYAVCLGTARTLSGSVRSFLARHPVDRKRYASVLGDDRKPLTDPNDDPGMGKWAVTHFEVLQRKSGMSYMKLKLETGRTHQIRVHMSESGLPIAGDNLYGADRKIKSIEARATQEDLRALPRFLLHAAELGFTHPRTQERMFFTKDWPEDVLVLIKKWGLL from the coding sequence TTGGAAAATAAGAACAACACGACTATTTCGGTCACTGCCACAGCAGAGATGAGTGGACTTCGCCTTGATAAAGCGATGGCGCTTATTCCGGAAATCGGCACCCGTTCACGCGCAAGCCATCTGCTTGAAGCAAATTCAGTTCTGCTGAACGGAAAACCCGCCAAAGCTTCTGTCACTATTAAAGAAAACGATCTGATTGAAATTCAACTGCCGGAACCCGAGCCGTCTGAGCTTCAGCCCTTTGATCTGAAGCTGGACGTGCTGTTTGAAGATGAGGATCTGATCGTCATCAACAAACCGGCGGGTCTTGTTGTTCACCCGGCCGCGGGACATGCCCACGACACTTTGGTGAATGCGCTGATCAGTCACACCGATGATCTGTCCATGAAGTTTGGCGAAGAACGCCCTGGCATCGTGCACCGCTTGGATAAAGAAACCAGCGGCATCATCGTCGTTGCCAAAAACGACAAAGCCCATGAATCCCTGACCGCCCAGTTCAAAGAGCGCAGCACGCACAGAATATACTATGCCGTGTGCCTGGGAACTGCGCGCACGTTGTCCGGCAGCGTTCGCAGTTTTCTGGCTCGCCACCCGGTGGATCGCAAACGTTATGCTTCCGTGTTGGGTGACGATCGTAAACCCCTGACTGATCCGAATGATGATCCGGGAATGGGCAAATGGGCGGTGACCCACTTTGAAGTGCTGCAAAGAAAAAGCGGCATGAGCTACATGAAGCTGAAACTTGAAACCGGACGGACACACCAAATTCGTGTGCACATGTCCGAAAGCGGACTGCCCATTGCCGGTGACAACCTTTATGGTGCTGACCGCAAGATCAAATCCATCGAGGCGCGCGCGACCCAGGAAGACCTTCGTGCTTTGCCAAGATTCCTGCTGCACGCAGCAGAACTGGGTTTCACTCATCCCCGCACCCAAGAGCGCATGTTCTTTACAAAGGACTGGCCTGAAGATGTTCTGGTGCTGATTAAGAAATGGGGTTTGCTGTGA
- the pgeF gene encoding peptidoglycan editing factor PgeF codes for MNLEKTPLGYELKTSHITAFFGGAAATLADVKSAYPQFDFVRLKQIHSDAVIESKDSSLDYQVLGDAHFSRTKNLALCVITADCVPVLFYHHGTDLISGVHAGWRGVANRIIPKTLQQLVATGADASELDVIIGPHIQKKSFEVGNDVRDQILSSLGPLSPAERAQYFQSLEDGKSLVDLNLVVRTQLQQEGINLDRLFDLHIDTVTNNEFHSYRRDKEKSGRQISFICRTSG; via the coding sequence GTGAACCTCGAAAAAACCCCACTGGGATATGAACTAAAAACTTCGCATATCACGGCTTTCTTCGGTGGGGCCGCAGCCACCTTGGCTGACGTCAAATCCGCCTATCCACAGTTTGATTTTGTCCGTCTGAAACAAATTCACAGCGACGCGGTCATCGAAAGCAAAGACAGTTCTTTGGACTATCAGGTGCTAGGGGATGCGCATTTTTCCCGCACCAAAAATCTTGCCTTGTGTGTGATCACCGCTGACTGTGTGCCGGTGCTTTTCTATCATCACGGCACTGATTTGATTTCTGGCGTCCACGCCGGCTGGCGCGGAGTTGCCAACAGAATTATCCCCAAGACCCTCCAGCAGCTTGTTGCCACAGGTGCTGATGCTTCAGAGCTGGATGTGATCATCGGACCACATATTCAGAAAAAAAGCTTTGAGGTCGGAAACGACGTGCGCGATCAGATCCTTTCAAGCCTGGGGCCGTTAAGCCCGGCAGAACGCGCTCAATATTTCCAGAGTCTGGAAGACGGAAAATCTTTGGTGGATTTAAATCTTGTGGTTCGCACCCAGCTTCAACAAGAGGGCATCAATCTGGACCGCTTGTTTGATCTGCATATTGATACGGTCACCAACAACGAATTTCATTCTTACCGCCGGGACAAAGAAAAGTCCGGGCGTCAGATCAGCTTTATCTGCCGGACCTCTGGATGA
- a CDS encoding DNA-3-methyladenine glycosylase, with protein MILPQEFYFEDTTLVAQSLLGKVLNIRTDDGINQARIIETEAYLGIEDPACHTFEDRRTERTKSMYLDGGHSYVYMIYGMYFCLNFVTRTHEHPEAVLIRAVEPLPAQENLRKKDLKTNGPGKLCKHYDITRKHDGLKLWKKSSELFVTDDDFKVSKKQIIPTARVGVDYAGEAAKWPLRFYLKDHLFVSKK; from the coding sequence ATGATTCTGCCACAGGAATTTTACTTTGAAGACACGACCCTGGTGGCTCAGTCTCTTCTGGGAAAAGTTCTGAATATCCGCACTGACGACGGCATAAATCAAGCCCGCATCATCGAAACCGAAGCCTATCTGGGGATTGAAGACCCCGCCTGTCACACATTTGAAGACCGCCGCACCGAACGCACCAAATCCATGTATCTGGATGGGGGACATTCGTATGTGTATATGATCTATGGAATGTATTTCTGTCTGAATTTTGTGACCCGCACCCATGAACATCCCGAAGCGGTTTTGATTCGTGCCGTGGAACCTCTGCCAGCACAGGAAAATCTGCGAAAAAAAGACCTAAAAACCAACGGCCCCGGCAAGCTTTGCAAACACTATGACATCACCCGAAAGCATGACGGACTGAAGCTTTGGAAGAAAAGTTCTGAGCTATTTGTGACGGATGATGACTTCAAGGTTTCAAAAAAACAGATCATTCCCACCGCGCGTGTCGGTGTCGATTATGCCGGCGAAGCAGCGAAGTGGCCCTTGCGATTTTATCTGAAAGATCATCTGTTCGTCTCAAAAAAGTGA
- the trhA gene encoding PAQR family membrane homeostasis protein TrhA, with protein sequence MIQKIEHGEKLNVVTHAIGALLALIGCALLLGLAASKHDTWKIFSFGVYAVCTVGLYCISTIYHGTRGERKKLYRRLDYIGIYLKIAGGYTPYALLALRGTLGWVILGIVWSLAVVGIFWELLNPKNRLPSLLLYSTMAVTIFPFIKYLMDAIPPMGFAMIIAGFISYGIGMFFFLNDERIKHGHGVWHVCVMGGTALQYLCLLIYFT encoded by the coding sequence ATGATTCAGAAGATCGAACATGGAGAAAAGCTCAACGTCGTCACCCACGCCATCGGAGCGTTGCTGGCGCTGATTGGGTGTGCCCTGCTTCTGGGTCTTGCCGCCAGCAAACACGACACCTGGAAAATCTTCAGCTTCGGTGTGTATGCGGTCTGCACGGTCGGACTTTACTGTATTTCAACCATCTATCACGGCACCCGTGGTGAAAGAAAAAAACTGTATCGTCGTCTGGACTATATCGGCATCTATCTGAAGATCGCCGGTGGTTACACTCCGTATGCCCTGCTGGCTTTGCGCGGAACTTTGGGTTGGGTGATTCTGGGAATCGTCTGGTCTTTGGCGGTGGTGGGAATTTTCTGGGAACTTCTGAATCCGAAAAACCGCCTGCCTTCACTGCTTTTGTATTCAACCATGGCAGTCACGATCTTCCCGTTCATCAAATACCTGATGGATGCGATTCCGCCGATGGGTTTTGCGATGATCATCGCGGGCTTCATCAGCTATGGCATCGGCATGTTCTTCTTCCTGAATGACGAACGCATCAAACACGGCCACGGCGTTTGGCACGTCTGCGTGATGGGCGGAACCGCCCTTCAGTACCTGTGTCTGCTGATCTATTTCACTTAA
- a CDS encoding cystathionine gamma-synthase, translating into MKKMNDNLGFSTRAIHAGQAPDPSTGAIMTPVYLTSTYVQESPGVHKGWEYSRTHNPTRHAYESCMASLEGGKHGFAFSSGCAATTTVLHLLKGGDHVIAMDDMYGGTFRLFDKILKHDGMEFSFVDLTKVENFEKAVKPNTKLVWLETPTNPTLKLVDIKKIAAIAKAKGILVAVDNTFMSPYFQRPLELGADIVVHSATKYIGGHSDTVGGMVVVSRADLAERMAFLSNGIGATQGAFDSFMFLRSLKTLPLRMKAHQENAMAIAKFLESHPKVDKVIYPGLESHPQHALAKEQMHGFGGMITFYIKGGLDSARKFLENVNVFSLAESLGGVESLIEHPAIMTHASVPPENRKALGIDDTLIRLSVGVEDLNDLIADLKTAFDKA; encoded by the coding sequence ATGAAAAAAATGAACGACAATCTTGGTTTTTCCACTCGTGCGATTCATGCCGGCCAAGCTCCGGATCCTTCAACTGGCGCCATCATGACGCCAGTTTATTTGACCTCGACTTACGTACAAGAATCTCCGGGTGTGCATAAGGGCTGGGAATATTCCCGCACGCACAATCCAACTCGTCACGCTTACGAAAGCTGCATGGCAAGTCTTGAAGGTGGCAAGCATGGCTTTGCTTTTTCTTCCGGTTGCGCGGCAACGACAACTGTTTTGCACCTTCTAAAAGGTGGCGATCATGTGATTGCCATGGATGACATGTACGGCGGCACTTTCCGTCTGTTTGACAAAATCCTTAAGCACGACGGCATGGAGTTTTCTTTCGTTGATCTGACGAAGGTTGAAAACTTTGAAAAAGCCGTAAAACCAAACACCAAGCTGGTATGGTTGGAAACTCCGACCAATCCGACTTTGAAGTTGGTTGATATCAAAAAGATCGCCGCCATCGCAAAAGCCAAAGGCATTCTGGTTGCGGTTGATAACACGTTCATGAGCCCGTACTTCCAAAGACCTTTGGAGCTGGGTGCGGATATCGTGGTTCATTCAGCGACGAAATACATCGGCGGCCACAGTGATACAGTCGGCGGCATGGTCGTTGTATCCCGCGCGGATCTGGCAGAAAGAATGGCATTCTTAAGCAACGGTATCGGGGCGACTCAAGGCGCGTTTGATTCCTTCATGTTCCTGAGAAGTTTGAAAACTTTGCCACTTCGTATGAAGGCCCATCAGGAAAATGCCATGGCGATTGCGAAGTTTTTGGAATCTCATCCAAAAGTGGACAAGGTCATCTATCCGGGTCTGGAAAGCCATCCTCAGCATGCTTTGGCGAAAGAACAAATGCATGGCTTCGGGGGAATGATCACTTTCTACATCAAGGGGGGCCTGGATTCGGCTCGTAAGTTCCTGGAAAACGTGAATGTCTTTTCATTGGCCGAGAGTTTGGGAGGGGTGGAGTCCCTGATCGAGCATCCGGCGATTATGACGCACGCCTCCGTTCCACCTGAAAACCGCAAGGCTTTGGGGATCGACGACACCCTGATCCGCCTTTCTGTGGGTGTAGAGGATCTGAACGACCTGATTGCTGACCTTAAAACTGCTTTTGATAAGGCTTAA
- a CDS encoding PLP-dependent cysteine synthase family protein, whose amino-acid sequence MSQIYGSILEAIGNTPMVRLNSVTKGSKHQFFAKVEYFNPGGSIKDRVAVAMIEEAEKRGQLKPGGTIVEATSGNTGVGLALAAAVKGYKCIFVMPEKMSDEKRAILRAYGAKVVITPMVMPEDPMSHYSVSKKIADETPGAFLVNQFHNPDNPERHYRTTGPEIWKQMDGKVDMIVGGAGTGGTLSGIARYMKEMNPQVKAICTDPIGSILYDLFYHKKIVDPPGSYKVEGVGEDMLPDNVHLDIYDGFVRVSDPEAFAMTRRLVAEEGLLVGPSSALALVGAMKAAEQLEKPSNIVVIFPDSGRAYLSKAFNDKWMAENEFLTDGDIKNAFNRVVSAEEALADLKK is encoded by the coding sequence ATGTCACAAATTTACGGTTCCATTCTAGAAGCTATCGGCAACACCCCGATGGTGCGTTTGAACAGCGTCACCAAAGGTTCCAAACACCAGTTTTTCGCCAAAGTTGAGTATTTCAACCCGGGTGGAAGTATCAAAGACCGCGTAGCGGTGGCGATGATTGAAGAAGCTGAAAAACGCGGGCAACTGAAACCTGGTGGCACTATCGTGGAAGCCACTTCCGGAAACACCGGAGTGGGTCTGGCTTTGGCAGCCGCGGTGAAGGGTTATAAGTGCATTTTCGTGATGCCAGAAAAGATGAGTGACGAAAAACGCGCGATCTTGCGTGCCTACGGAGCGAAAGTGGTCATCACACCGATGGTGATGCCGGAAGATCCGATGAGCCATTATTCCGTATCAAAAAAGATCGCCGATGAAACTCCGGGCGCATTCCTGGTGAATCAATTCCACAATCCTGACAACCCTGAGCGTCACTATCGCACTACAGGTCCAGAAATCTGGAAGCAGATGGATGGAAAAGTCGACATGATCGTGGGTGGTGCAGGGACCGGCGGGACTTTGTCCGGTATTGCGCGCTACATGAAAGAGATGAATCCGCAGGTGAAAGCCATCTGTACGGATCCCATCGGCAGTATTTTGTATGATTTGTTCTATCATAAAAAAATCGTGGATCCTCCAGGCTCTTATAAAGTGGAAGGTGTCGGCGAGGACATGCTCCCTGACAACGTTCACCTGGACATCTATGACGGCTTTGTTCGTGTTTCTGATCCGGAAGCATTCGCGATGACCCGTCGTTTGGTGGCCGAAGAAGGTCTGCTGGTCGGTCCATCCAGCGCTTTGGCCTTGGTAGGAGCGATGAAAGCCGCTGAACAACTGGAAAAACCATCCAACATCGTTGTGATCTTCCCGGATAGCGGTCGCGCTTATTTGAGCAAGGCCTTCAACGACAAGTGGATGGCTGAAAATGAATTCCTGACTGATGGTGACATTAAAAACGCCTTCAACCGCGTGGTTTCTGCTGAAGAAGCCCTGGCTGATCTTAAAAAATAA
- a CDS encoding MlaD family protein gives MKVETKVGLLALVSVVLIVVFAYFMGFISPFSNSKELNVMYNYAGGIEEGSPVRVMGIKVGKVKAITFDPGYKAPSGEEVKLRLTITVDKKAWTSVRKDSKFFINLAGVIGEKFLEISPGSVDSGEFSSGDYVRGEDPPRVDQLISQGYGLAGKIIELVEKNEGSVTNMIQQLNSLTTNFNKTLVLLDKTTKNKEMARLLDNAVKISDDMAYLTDKMRSKKAEETYELVHKLLFRLEPLDGPALKKFFQQEGVKARVF, from the coding sequence ATGAAGGTTGAAACCAAAGTGGGCCTGTTGGCTCTGGTCTCGGTAGTTCTGATTGTGGTGTTTGCCTACTTCATGGGATTTATTTCCCCGTTCTCCAATTCCAAAGAACTTAATGTCATGTACAACTATGCCGGCGGGATTGAAGAAGGTTCTCCGGTGCGTGTAATGGGTATCAAAGTGGGCAAAGTGAAAGCGATCACTTTTGATCCGGGATACAAAGCTCCATCCGGCGAAGAGGTGAAACTGCGCCTGACGATCACAGTTGATAAGAAAGCCTGGACCAGTGTCCGGAAAGATTCCAAATTCTTCATTAATCTTGCCGGTGTGATTGGGGAAAAGTTTCTGGAAATCTCTCCAGGCTCGGTGGATTCCGGTGAATTTTCATCCGGTGATTATGTTCGCGGTGAAGATCCTCCGCGTGTGGATCAATTGATCTCTCAAGGTTATGGTTTGGCTGGCAAAATCATCGAACTTGTCGAAAAAAACGAAGGTTCGGTGACCAATATGATCCAACAACTGAATTCTTTGACGACAAACTTCAATAAAACGCTGGTTCTGCTGGATAAAACGACGAAGAATAAAGAAATGGCCAGACTGCTGGATAATGCGGTCAAAATCAGCGATGACATGGCATATTTGACAGACAAAATGAGATCGAAGAAAGCGGAAGAGACTTATGAACTGGTTCATAAGCTTCTTTTCAGGCTCGAACCGCTGGATGGTCCGGCTTTGAAGAAATTCTTCCAGCAAGAGGGTGTGAAAGCCCGCGTTTTCTAA